ATCACCAATCGAAAACAGTGTGACATCAAAAATACAGATTGAAAACCTAAACCGTGAGCTCTTCGTGGACAAAGCCGACAGTTTAGGTTTTCAATCTGTATGTTTGACGTCACACTGTTTTTGCTCGGTGATCTTTGAATGTATTCTTGGTATAAAGTTTTGCAGAACAGAAGCCAATATTCTTTGAAATGAGAGTGATCGCGAGATCATCTTAAATACATGCCTTGAAACATCATTTGGGTGAGCGGAACAAAAATGTTGTGCAATGATCAGCGATATTTTCTACATCTCAATATCTAATAATAGTTTTGAGCCTCCTCTATTATATAGGTCTGTAAAAAAATTATTCTTATGAATAAAAATGTGTGAGTGAAGTTTCCACCTCACTAAGTGTAGAAACCACAATACCACATGAGAGCTCACCACATGGTTTTTTCATTCCTGCTTTATGTGTATTCAAAGATAATGCCATGTTCTAAATTCCAGTTAATTACACTAACCTAGATTGCGTTTGGTTTGAAGGAATAGAATGGTCATAGGGAACTTATTTTTGAAGTGAATTAGAATGAAATTTAAAGTGATTGACCCACTTGTTTGGTTGGCATGAAATGCAAGGGATTGTTATTTAGGCCTCTTAATGTGATTATGTGATAATTAAATCATTTGAAATGAATAATCAGttgtaaaataaaaacaaaccgTAGGAGACctaatttataaataaaatgattAGAAAGGACATTTTTATGCAATGAAAAGTCTCTTGAATTAAAGAAGTGGAAAATAGATCATATTTATCTTACTGTTATTTTCTCAGGTCGCAAAACGCTTAGAGAAATTCAAAACCACAATTTTCACACAAATGAGTTCACTCGCCATAGAACACGGAGCAATAAACCTAGGTCAAGGATTCCCCAATTTCGACGGGCCCGATTTTGTCAAAGAAGTCGCCATTCAAGCTATAAAAGATGGAAAAAACCAATACGCCCGCGGATTCGGTGTCCCCGATCTCAACTCAGCTATCGCAGACCGCTTCCATAAAGACACCGGGCTCACAGTCAACCCGGAAAAAGAAATAACCGTCACTTCCGGTTGCACAGAAGCCATTGCCGCCACTATTTTAGGGTTAATTAACCCCGGAGACGAAGTAATCGTTTTCGCCCCGTTTTATGATTCTTATGAAGCCACTTTATCAATGGCGGGTGCCAAAATTACATGCATTACCCTTCGTCCTCCGGATTTCTCTCTTCCGATCGAAGAGCTAAAATCGAAAGTTTCTAAAAATACCCGCGCGATTCTCATGAACACTCCGCATAACCCGACGGGAAAAATGTTTACACGTGAAGAACTTGATCAAATTGCATCATTATGCATCGAAAACGACGTTTTAGTCTTTAGTGACGAAGTTTACGACAAATTATCGTTCGAAATGGATCATATATCTATTGCTTCACTCCCCGGGATGTATGAGAGAACCGTGACGTTAAATTCGTTAGGAAAAACGTTTTCTTTAACGGGGTGGAAAATCGGGTGGGCCATAGCTCCAACACACTTAATTTGGGGTGTTAAACAAGCCCATTCTTACCTCACGTTTGCCACCTCGACACCTATGCAATATGCTGCTGCTGCGGCTTTACGGGCCCCGGATTCTTACTATGAGGAGTTAAGGAAAGATTACAAGGCGAAAAAGGAGATATTGGTGGAGGGTTTGAAGAGTGTCGGGTTTAATGTTTATCCCTCGAGTGGGACCTACTTTGTGGTGGTGGATCATACCCCGTTTGGGCTTCCTAACGATGTGGCGTTTTGTGAGTACTTGATTAAGGAAGTTGGTGTTGTAGCGATTCCGACAAGCGTGTTTTATTTGGACCCAAGTGAGGGGAAGAATCTGGTGAGGTTTACTTTTTGCAAAGATGAGGAGACACTTAGGAGTGCTGTTGCAAGAATGAAAGAGCGACTCCCACGTAAGTGATGCTTACGGGCGATTAAGAGGTAGGGGTATGTAGTGATGTCTTCATGTTATGTCTATGTGTTGCCCTGTTTAATTTATGTATTTGGTTACATTGTACTCCTTTTAAATAAAATCTGAAGACATTGTGTTCTGGATCCTGATAGTTTCGGTCTTGGACTAAGAACTGGtttcataaagctttgaaaaccGAGAATCAAACCGGACATAACCGGTTCTGATCTTGTCTGGTCTGAGCTTTGATTCTTCAGTTTTTGCATCAAGTATTGTATATAGACTGTAGAACATTAATAAGGTGTTGCAAAATATATGAGTTTTGTTGGATGAGGGCTTGGAAAAGATAATGAAACGTGTGTTTAGTTTCATTCTTGTGTGCACATTTTAGTGTCGCATTATTAGTAAGATATATCAAAGCACTAATTGCATTCAAAGTAAGATACATCATAGCACCTACTAGCCAATGAGCAAGGGAGGGGAAGTGAAGATTTAGGTTTGAGGCTAGAGGTTTCAAGCTCAAATCCGATCCCAACCAGGTTTTATCGCAATGGGTCTTCGAGCAGCGGGTTTTCCTTGGAACTGGTGATGATGGGCTTGGGCTACCCAACCCTGTCTGCGGTCACTGGCTTATGAGGTCGCTTTTTATCATTGGGTTACCCAGAGTAGCTGGCCTTTTATTTTGTTGAccgttaaaaaaataaagaacCAACTGCATTAaaagtaaggggctgtttgttacttcttaatggttcagacctcttactggttcagcacttaatggttcagactgtttgtttcacgagtagatgtctgaatggttcaaacatttgcctctgaatggttaagcattatacatagtctgaatggttaagacctttaatctgaattggtcaaacatttgcctctgaacggttaaatattatacaggctcttaatggttcagacctcttactgattcaatacttaatggttcagaaatcttactggttcagcacttaaccattcagatgttgacaaacagcccctaaatcaaaagttaaaagaataataataataataataataataataataataataataataataataataataataataataataataataataataataataagaaaatGGTTGTATCAGGATTAGATAAACTTCTAAaataaattactaaagttttaaGGAATTTAGTGCttgtaataaaaataaattaataaattaaaaagAAACAATATTATTATATTGTGATTGGGTCAACCCGTGAACCTAACCAACGAGcaacttttcttttttttttttgaacgtccaacataagaatcgccgggtactccgtacgcggcacccattggccgaaaggtagcccgcggcagcccaacctgcacgcacggagcccctagcccaccatgccaccagttccggggaaaacccgacccTGCACCCGCCCGAGGGCACGACAATGCAAAGCCGGTAAAACCcgggtggatcaggaatcgaactTGAGACCTTTCGGTCAAAAGTCTTCCCTCATTTCCATAACCACTGAGCTATAAGCCCAGGGTTAACGAGCAACTTTTCTTAATACTCAAATGGCCAGAAAACTTGGTCGGTGACCCTAAAAGTATCTTGAATGGGTTGTAGTGGACTTATTTGGTCAACATACAAGTATTCATATTATAGCTAGTTCTTCATATCAAACACATCACATGCGTTCTATATCCACTACATCTTATTTTATGGATAATAAACCTAACTTTTACCAACAATTTGAGATTTAAACAATATCTGTTTCAAAAAGACTTTCTAGGTCAACCTTTGACTACAAATAGCTAAAAGCCCACGTGCATGTTCAACTCGATGGGATCCCAACTTATTTTAAAAACCTTAGGATCTTCCAGATGAAATTCAAAAGGTTACATAACATAATAAAAGAAATATAATATACCATTAACTTTAAATTTCCGTTCCATCAATATTTAGATCAATTTCATCACAATTATATTTTGGTGATACATACAATTCTGTTGTAGGATGATCCTTGAAAATAAATCAAGTGTACAAGATTACTCTACGTGGGTCAATAACTTTGTTTTGGCGAGTTTATCGACTCTTACCACATTATACGAATGAGATACCCCCAATTTAATAATATATGTAATGCTAATATTCAATACATTTAGTAGATACAAAACAATAAGGTGTGATTGAGTAAATCAACTCTtatagaacttaaaatgtttaatttAAGAGTATATCTTATATTGTTCATGTTAATGGGCAACCGTGGAGTGCGGCTTATGAATTAGCATAATATTGGGATATTGGGCATATGAGCAGTAGTGGATCCAGAAACTTTTTTCAATGGGTTTGTTTTGGTAGATTCTagctcgtttttttttttttcaaatcatacaAGATTTTCATTACTTTTTTCCATCAATTTCCAAACCGAGGGAGTTTATGTAAACCCACAAAACAAGGCTGGATCCGTCACTGCATACTGCATACGAGAGTGGAGACTCGAGAGGCACATATTCTTGCAAAGTACAcgtccttatcttttcaaaacctaaaaaagAAGAAGAGAGTGGTTGTTATTTGTGACAAGTAGTACATACTTATAATAACTCCTAATTATATCATACActtttctttccttttcttttcataAGAgattaaggtgctgtttgttttttcagaggtaaaatgtctgcagtctgcggaccacatctgtagACATCTGAAccagaagaggtggaccaaacctctacactctgcaagaagaagactgtttgttttttaacttctgcaaaCTACTCAAATAATAGGCATGAATAACAATAAAAAATCAGCAAACTAACACCAAAATTTAGCAAAGTAACATAAAAAAT
This is a stretch of genomic DNA from Helianthus annuus cultivar XRQ/B chromosome 16, HanXRQr2.0-SUNRISE, whole genome shotgun sequence. It encodes these proteins:
- the LOC110917231 gene encoding probable N-succinyldiaminopimelate aminotransferase DapC — translated: MLLPSCFIRPSLRTPLYKPSHWTHISPINHHNLRRLSFRAASISTASTVEEQASAMAQDGSTRQHPLQVAKRLEKFKTTIFTQMSSLAIEHGAINLGQGFPNFDGPDFVKEVAIQAIKDGKNQYARGFGVPDLNSAIADRFHKDTGLTVNPEKEITVTSGCTEAIAATILGLINPGDEVIVFAPFYDSYEATLSMAGAKITCITLRPPDFSLPIEELKSKVSKNTRAILMNTPHNPTGKMFTREELDQIASLCIENDVLVFSDEVYDKLSFEMDHISIASLPGMYERTVTLNSLGKTFSLTGWKIGWAIAPTHLIWGVKQAHSYLTFATSTPMQYAAAAALRAPDSYYEELRKDYKAKKEILVEGLKSVGFNVYPSSGTYFVVVDHTPFGLPNDVAFCEYLIKEVGVVAIPTSVFYLDPSEGKNLVRFTFCKDEETLRSAVARMKERLPRK